The following are encoded in a window of Ruminiclostridium herbifermentans genomic DNA:
- a CDS encoding cell division protein ZapA, whose product MTSKNKVVIRIAGNDYTLVGVESDEYMQKVGLYIDKKMNEILFRNNRLSTSLAAVLTALNVADDYFKSRENEALMSKEKEAMRLELERIRSENIQLKEENTALSAKNTSLQLELAKREAELGEVRNSIDKGNKSNKTIVSKPMIGYDM is encoded by the coding sequence TTGACTTCAAAAAATAAGGTTGTTATTAGAATAGCCGGTAATGATTATACCCTTGTTGGAGTAGAATCTGATGAATATATGCAGAAAGTCGGTTTGTATATCGATAAAAAAATGAATGAAATACTGTTTCGTAATAACAGGCTTAGCACTTCGCTTGCTGCAGTGTTAACAGCATTAAATGTAGCAGATGACTATTTCAAATCTCGTGAGAATGAAGCATTAATGAGTAAGGAAAAAGAAGCTATGAGATTAGAACTAGAGCGAATCAGAAGTGAAAACATTCAGTTAAAGGAAGAGAATACTGCTTTGTCCGCAAAAAATACATCTTTACAGTTAGAGTTAGCAAAGAGAGAGGCTGAGCTTGGAGAAGTTAGAAACTCCATTGATAAGGGTAATAAGAGCAACAAAACAATTGTGTCAAAACCTATGATTGGATATGATATGTAG
- a CDS encoding peptidase — translation MKVIFIFIDGVGIGSKNSNTNPIYATQNLVLAKLIEDARFKADASLGIEGLPQSATGQTSIFTGVNASATINRHLSGQPTASLRDIIYRVNMFSELKNMGFNVTSANVYRDEYLAKMLDMKDKRNRPSVTSVMGMAAGIKFKTVADFVDNRGIYHDLTGEILKESGYIVNTISPEKAAQNLYQLSRDNDFTLFEHFITDIAGHIASMNDAVSVIEILDSFLAELISLMDFEEDVLIITSDHGNIEDVTVQTHTMNKVPVVVLGKKADGVNRQINSLVDIMPYVLELFSIQENGYNFK, via the coding sequence ATGAAGGTAATATTTATATTTATTGATGGTGTTGGAATAGGAAGTAAAAATAGTAATACAAATCCGATATATGCAACCCAGAACTTAGTGCTGGCAAAGCTGATAGAGGATGCAAGATTCAAAGCTGATGCTTCATTAGGTATAGAGGGACTTCCTCAGAGTGCAACAGGACAAACCTCAATATTTACAGGAGTTAATGCATCTGCGACAATTAACAGACATTTGAGTGGGCAGCCTACCGCTTCACTTAGAGATATTATATATAGGGTAAATATGTTTTCTGAATTAAAGAATATGGGTTTTAATGTTACAAGTGCAAATGTTTATAGGGACGAATATTTAGCTAAAATGCTAGATATGAAAGATAAAAGAAATAGACCTTCTGTAACATCTGTTATGGGTATGGCGGCAGGTATAAAATTTAAAACTGTTGCAGATTTTGTGGATAATAGAGGCATATACCATGACTTGACTGGTGAAATATTAAAAGAATCAGGCTACATAGTTAATACTATATCACCTGAAAAAGCTGCACAAAATTTATACCAATTAAGCAGAGACAATGATTTTACTTTATTTGAACATTTTATAACTGATATTGCAGGTCACATAGCTAGTATGAATGATGCTGTAAGTGTTATAGAAATATTGGATAGCTTTTTGGCAGAACTGATCAGTTTAATGGATTTTGAAGAGGATGTGCTTATAATTACCAGTGATCATGGAAATATTGAAGATGTGACAGTTCAGACGCATACAATGAACAAGGTTCCGGTAGTTGTTTTGGGAAAGAAGGCGGATGGAGTAAATAGGCAAATAAATTCGTTGGTCGACATAATGCCATATGTGCTTGAGCTGTTTTCAATTCAAGAAAACGGATATAATTTCAAATAA
- a CDS encoding U32 family peptidase, which produces MNLNRKVELLAPAGSYEAFLAAVENGCDAVYLGGKLLNARQFAGNFDDEELQKAVDYAHTRGVRVYLTLNTLVLDDEMQEAIMYAAKAYEMGVDAFIIQDIGLASSLKKAIPEITIHASTQMTTYSSEGVSELEKMGFSRVVLARELTLSEIKEICITTQTEIEVFVHGALCISYSGQCLMSSIIGGRSGNRGKCAQPCRLPYSIQKDNNNIRSGYLLSSKDICFIENLSDLIDAGVSSIKIEGRMKSPEYVASVVSTYRKYLDIIEQQHMKKGKNEYTVSKEDMQRLMQSFNRGGFSKGYLQGKMGPAMMAFEKPKNWGTYLGTVLEQDRGTNSVKIRLDNSLGNGDGIEIWSKKLFEDSPGGIITKIVKDGKLVKRAYAGDVVWVSVIKGKVEKGSRVYKTSDKELLEQAALSYAKGMRKVDISAEFTLKLGQLPVLCLKDDRGNSVSASGDILPEEAVNKPLTRERISEQLGKMGSTPFNIVNLTLDIDNNVVIPISELNNIRRKAADLLENERILSGRKLKTEHGELLKSIEYVTKNIPISSEKKHTINENAKISVMLYSEFDNLDFDKINADRLYLPLVSLLKDNVKIAASKCREEGKEIFAYIPAIIKGKYSQIINKNLQAISQDVDGFLVGNMGIAKIVRDKLGENVKLIGDYSLNVLNSWSMHFLKETGYSGATLSYELNLSQLNSMNFPQEFEAEVGIYGKIPVMTSEYCPVGGSVSQKTPQNCKNVCKNGVYQLKDRKGAAFLVKCDCVDCRSTIFNSNVIFVPEHIGQISKAGVKYMRLNFVDESVQEIYDIVNLHRSINNNCNYSEKDKIAEKIRAKGYTKGHFQRGV; this is translated from the coding sequence TTGAATTTAAATAGAAAGGTTGAGCTTCTGGCGCCTGCTGGAAGCTATGAGGCGTTTTTGGCAGCAGTAGAAAACGGTTGTGATGCAGTATACTTAGGTGGGAAGCTGCTAAATGCCAGACAGTTTGCAGGTAATTTTGATGATGAGGAACTTCAAAAAGCAGTGGACTATGCTCATACAAGAGGAGTAAGAGTGTATTTAACTTTAAATACACTGGTCTTAGATGATGAAATGCAAGAAGCCATAATGTATGCGGCAAAAGCGTATGAGATGGGTGTAGATGCCTTTATCATACAGGACATAGGACTTGCTTCAAGTTTAAAAAAGGCTATCCCAGAAATTACAATACATGCTAGTACACAGATGACGACATACAGCAGTGAAGGTGTGTCAGAACTTGAAAAAATGGGCTTTAGCAGAGTGGTTTTAGCTAGAGAGTTGACACTTTCTGAGATAAAAGAAATCTGTATAACAACACAGACTGAGATAGAAGTTTTTGTGCATGGAGCTCTATGTATTTCATATTCAGGACAATGCTTGATGAGCAGCATAATTGGCGGACGAAGCGGAAATAGAGGTAAATGTGCTCAGCCTTGCAGACTACCGTATTCTATACAGAAGGACAATAATAATATTAGAAGTGGATACTTATTAAGTTCAAAGGACATTTGCTTTATAGAGAATCTGTCTGATCTAATTGATGCAGGGGTAAGTTCTATTAAAATTGAAGGCAGAATGAAAAGCCCTGAATATGTAGCCTCAGTTGTCAGCACTTATAGGAAGTATTTAGACATAATTGAACAACAGCATATGAAAAAAGGTAAAAATGAATATACTGTATCTAAAGAAGATATGCAAAGGCTTATGCAAAGCTTTAACAGGGGCGGTTTTTCAAAGGGGTATTTACAAGGAAAGATGGGACCTGCCATGATGGCATTTGAGAAGCCAAAGAATTGGGGTACATATCTTGGAACAGTTCTTGAGCAGGATAGAGGTACCAATTCAGTAAAAATTAGACTTGACAATTCACTTGGAAATGGTGATGGTATAGAAATTTGGTCAAAAAAATTATTTGAAGATAGTCCCGGAGGTATAATAACAAAGATAGTTAAAGATGGTAAGCTTGTAAAAAGAGCATATGCTGGTGACGTTGTATGGGTATCTGTTATTAAAGGGAAAGTAGAAAAAGGGAGCAGGGTTTATAAGACATCAGATAAGGAGTTGCTGGAACAGGCTGCTTTATCATATGCAAAGGGTATGAGAAAAGTAGATATTTCAGCTGAGTTCACATTAAAATTAGGACAGCTTCCAGTACTGTGCCTAAAGGACGACAGAGGTAATAGTGTTTCCGCTTCGGGAGATATACTTCCTGAAGAGGCAGTAAATAAACCTCTGACAAGGGAAAGAATTAGTGAACAATTAGGTAAAATGGGGTCTACACCCTTTAATATTGTAAATCTAACTTTGGATATAGATAATAATGTGGTAATTCCAATAAGTGAACTAAATAATATAAGGCGAAAAGCTGCCGATCTTCTCGAAAATGAGAGAATACTATCGGGAAGAAAATTAAAAACTGAACATGGTGAATTACTTAAATCTATAGAATATGTCACGAAAAATATTCCTATATCCTCAGAAAAAAAACATACTATAAACGAAAATGCCAAAATATCTGTAATGCTATACAGTGAATTTGATAATTTAGACTTTGATAAAATTAATGCAGACAGATTGTATTTGCCACTTGTTAGTCTTTTGAAGGACAATGTGAAGATTGCAGCAAGTAAGTGCAGGGAGGAAGGAAAGGAAATATTTGCTTATATACCTGCTATTATTAAGGGAAAGTATTCACAAATAATCAATAAAAACCTGCAAGCTATTTCTCAAGATGTTGATGGATTTTTGGTTGGAAATATGGGAATTGCAAAAATAGTAAGGGACAAGCTTGGTGAAAATGTAAAGCTGATTGGAGATTATTCCTTAAACGTACTCAACAGTTGGTCAATGCATTTTCTGAAGGAAACAGGCTACTCGGGAGCAACCCTTTCATATGAACTTAATTTGTCTCAACTTAACTCCATGAACTTTCCACAAGAATTTGAAGCTGAAGTAGGTATATATGGTAAAATACCAGTAATGACAAGTGAGTATTGTCCTGTGGGTGGAAGTGTATCACAAAAAACACCTCAAAACTGCAAAAATGTATGTAAAAACGGAGTTTATCAGTTAAAGGATAGAAAAGGAGCAGCATTCTTAGTTAAGTGTGACTGTGTGGATTGCAGAAGTACAATATTCAATTCAAATGTTATATTTGTTCCTGAGCATATTGGACAAATTAGTAAAGCTGGAGTTAAATACATGAGACTTAACTTTGTTGACGAAAGTGTACAGGAAATATATGATATTGTTAATTTGCACAGAAGTATAAATAACAATTGTAATTACTCAGAAAAGGACAAGATTGCTGAGAAAATAAGAGCCAAGGGATATACAAAAGGGCATTTTCAAAGGGGAGTATAA
- the dut gene encoding dUTP diphosphatase: MPVEVFVEICRESAILPKYANEGDAGMDVYAAEEVIIKPGETVVVPTGLKLAIPVGYEIQVRPRSGLSLKTPIRIPNSPGTIDSGYRDELGIIINNSSVVNQNQDINEKFTLDEKGNKNGTYIIRKGDRIAQIVLQVVPKMKLTKVDSVKSIGTDRGGGFGSTGVL, encoded by the coding sequence ATGCCAGTAGAGGTTTTTGTTGAGATTTGCAGGGAAAGCGCAATATTGCCAAAGTATGCAAATGAAGGGGACGCAGGTATGGATGTGTATGCTGCGGAGGAAGTGATTATAAAGCCTGGAGAAACAGTAGTGGTTCCAACAGGGCTAAAGCTTGCTATACCAGTAGGTTATGAAATCCAAGTCAGACCTAGAAGCGGATTATCCTTAAAAACACCAATTAGAATTCCAAACTCACCAGGAACTATAGACAGCGGATATAGAGATGAATTGGGAATAATAATAAATAATAGTTCTGTTGTCAATCAAAATCAAGATATAAATGAAAAGTTTACTCTTGATGAAAAGGGAAATAAGAATGGAACATATATTATTAGAAAAGGCGATAGAATAGCACAAATAGTATTACAGGTAGTGCCTAAAATGAAACTGACAAAGGTTGATTCTGTTAAAAGCATTGGAACAGATAGAGGCGGAGGATTTGGATCAACTGGGGTGTTATAA
- the hflX gene encoding GTPase HflX — MKINGNTQSIKDRLLNELEGLYDVKYGPRELVPVELAQTISRISYEINREISVLINRKGTVVDISIGDSGKATLPQMDNRRGNTRLSAIRCIHTHPGGKGLLSQVDIKTLQKLRLDAMIALGILDGQITEIYVGCLNIEQEADVYGPFTIGDTRLNYFYKIIEELDTSARTDIYGNEEEAEKAVLVGLETSNSRIEGMSLREAQNSLDELEELAKTAGAIVIDKIIQRKQNQDSAYYVGKGKIEELALMCQATDVQLLIFDDELSGAQIRNIEELTGARVIDRTTLILDIFAQRAKSKEGKLQVELAQLKYKLPRLIGLGNELSRLGGGIGTRGPGEKKLEVDRRHIRRRISSLERELKLLEKRRIFMREGREKNNTPVIALVGYTNAGKSTLMNRLCGSSVFVEDKLFATLDPSARKLILADGREAVLIDTVGFIRKLPHDLIEAFKSTLEEAVHADMLLHVVDASNENAAMQISVVEGLLEDLGATTKHTILVLNKQDIAASGGRINSMGYTSVCEISAVTGYGIPQLLEKITEGFKERLREINLLIPYNVGWVIPYIYENGKVLGQEYQEEGISVKAVVKVDKISRLNDFILV; from the coding sequence ATAAAAATAAATGGAAATACTCAATCAATAAAAGACAGGCTGTTAAATGAACTGGAGGGGCTATATGATGTAAAATATGGTCCAAGAGAGTTGGTGCCTGTTGAACTTGCTCAAACAATTTCAAGGATTTCATATGAAATTAACCGAGAGATATCAGTTTTGATAAATAGAAAAGGCACGGTAGTTGACATAAGTATTGGAGATAGTGGAAAAGCAACCTTACCGCAGATGGACAATAGAAGAGGAAATACTAGGTTATCAGCAATTAGATGTATTCATACACATCCAGGTGGAAAGGGCCTTTTGTCACAGGTAGACATAAAGACATTGCAAAAATTAAGATTGGATGCGATGATTGCCCTTGGTATATTGGATGGACAGATAACTGAAATATATGTAGGATGCCTAAATATTGAACAGGAGGCAGATGTTTATGGCCCATTCACTATCGGCGATACAAGGCTCAACTATTTTTATAAAATAATTGAAGAACTTGATACTAGTGCAAGAACTGATATATATGGAAATGAAGAAGAAGCTGAAAAAGCAGTTTTAGTTGGCTTAGAAACTTCAAATAGCAGAATAGAGGGTATGTCTCTTAGAGAAGCCCAAAATTCCCTTGATGAATTAGAGGAGTTAGCTAAGACAGCTGGAGCCATTGTTATAGATAAAATTATTCAGAGAAAACAAAATCAAGATTCAGCATATTACGTAGGTAAGGGAAAAATTGAGGAATTAGCTTTAATGTGCCAAGCTACAGATGTTCAGTTATTAATTTTTGATGACGAACTTTCTGGAGCACAAATAAGAAATATTGAAGAACTTACAGGCGCAAGAGTCATAGACAGAACTACTTTAATACTTGATATTTTTGCACAGAGAGCAAAATCAAAGGAAGGTAAACTGCAAGTTGAATTAGCACAGCTTAAATATAAGCTTCCTAGATTGATTGGGTTAGGTAATGAACTTTCAAGACTTGGGGGCGGTATTGGCACTCGAGGTCCTGGAGAAAAGAAACTTGAGGTTGACAGACGGCATATACGCAGAAGGATATCAAGCTTAGAACGTGAACTGAAGTTGTTGGAAAAGAGACGTATTTTCATGCGTGAAGGCAGGGAAAAAAACAACACGCCAGTAATAGCATTAGTAGGATATACAAATGCGGGCAAATCTACGTTGATGAATAGGCTGTGCGGTTCATCAGTTTTCGTAGAGGATAAGCTTTTTGCAACACTAGACCCATCTGCTAGAAAATTGATATTGGCTGATGGACGGGAGGCTGTACTTATTGATACAGTTGGTTTTATAAGAAAGCTTCCCCATGATTTGATTGAAGCATTTAAATCAACTTTAGAAGAGGCAGTTCATGCTGATATGCTATTGCATGTGGTGGATGCTTCAAATGAAAATGCAGCTATGCAAATAAGTGTTGTAGAGGGATTGCTTGAAGATTTGGGTGCTACTACAAAACACACAATTCTTGTGCTAAATAAGCAGGATATTGCAGCTAGCGGGGGAAGGATTAATTCAATGGGGTACACGTCCGTTTGTGAAATATCAGCAGTTACTGGATACGGCATCCCACAATTGTTAGAGAAAATAACTGAGGGCTTTAAAGAACGTCTTAGAGAGATTAACCTCCTTATTCCGTATAATGTTGGCTGGGTTATACCTTATATTTATGAAAATGGAAAAGTATTAGGTCAAGAGTACCAAGAAGAGGGAATTAGTGTAAAGGCTGTAGTAAAAGTAGACAAAATAAGCAGACTTAATGATTTTATTCTTGTATAA
- a CDS encoding NUDIX hydrolase, translated as MLVRNCAGGVVFSGDKVFLLKNEKDEWVLPKGVIRNGDYPDEVAKRRVKEEAGINAEIITPAGNTNYEFFSVTRQRPVCNKITWYIMKSLDNSYEVNKDENFKDGAYFSIDEALEKITYSQDKSLITVSYSKYKEACSTLL; from the coding sequence ATGCTTGTTAGAAACTGTGCAGGTGGAGTTGTATTTTCAGGAGACAAGGTGTTTCTTCTGAAAAATGAGAAGGATGAATGGGTGCTTCCAAAGGGGGTAATCAGAAATGGAGATTATCCTGATGAGGTAGCAAAACGAAGAGTGAAAGAGGAAGCAGGAATAAATGCTGAAATTATTACTCCAGCGGGTAATACCAATTATGAGTTTTTCTCTGTAACACGTCAAAGACCAGTCTGTAATAAAATCACATGGTATATTATGAAATCCCTTGATAATAGCTATGAAGTTAATAAAGATGAGAACTTTAAGGATGGTGCATATTTCTCAATCGATGAAGCCTTGGAGAAAATCACTTATAGTCAAGACAAATCTCTTATTACCGTATCTTATTCAAAATATAAAGAGGCATGTTCCACACTTCTATAA
- a CDS encoding YigZ family protein, with translation MLLEYKTILNPATAEFEEKKSRFIANVKPVSNEDDAIEFINNLKSKYWDATHNVYAYSINNETLIQRFSDDGEPSGTAGMPALEVIKRMGLQDVVVVITRYFGGTLLGASGLIRAYSKSSAMGLEAGEIVTRKLCYTLNIVVEYTLFGKLQNMLINDNNIIKDIQYGQDVELCVLIEVGKEEKLIDNIIENTNDRAICDLGEKTFITLGSDGRLII, from the coding sequence ATGTTATTAGAGTACAAAACAATACTAAATCCTGCAACAGCGGAGTTTGAAGAAAAAAAATCAAGATTTATTGCAAATGTTAAGCCTGTAAGTAATGAAGATGATGCAATAGAATTTATTAATAATCTAAAATCAAAGTACTGGGATGCTACTCATAATGTTTATGCATATAGTATTAACAATGAAACCTTAATTCAAAGATTCAGTGATGACGGGGAACCATCTGGTACAGCAGGAATGCCTGCACTTGAGGTTATCAAGAGGATGGGATTACAGGATGTGGTGGTAGTAATAACAAGGTACTTTGGAGGAACATTACTTGGAGCATCTGGCCTTATACGTGCATATAGCAAGAGTTCTGCTATGGGCCTGGAAGCTGGAGAAATAGTAACAAGAAAGCTTTGCTATACGCTAAATATTGTAGTAGAATACACACTTTTTGGGAAACTGCAAAATATGCTTATAAATGATAATAATATAATAAAAGATATACAGTATGGTCAGGATGTTGAATTATGTGTACTTATTGAGGTAGGGAAGGAAGAAAAGCTGATAGATAATATTATTGAAAACACCAATGATAGAGCTATATGTGATTTGGGTGAAAAAACTTTCATAACATTAGGAAGCGATGGAAGGTTGATTATTTAA
- a CDS encoding YebC/PmpR family DNA-binding transcriptional regulator yields MSGHSKWATIKRKKGATDAQRGKVFTKLGREISIAVKQGGSADPSTNAKLRDVIAKAKAANMPNENIMRSIKKASGDGDNSNYEEITYEGYGPGGVAVICECTTDNRNRTAGDLRHYFDKFGGNLGQTGCVSFMFNKKGVILIEKSSKVVEDTLMLEALDAGAEDFNVEDEVYEIITDPADFSAVREQLEAKGYEFLQAEVSMIPNVTTKLTDPEHIKFMDKLLENLEDLDDVSNVYHSWEQDE; encoded by the coding sequence ATGTCAGGTCATTCAAAATGGGCTACTATAAAACGTAAAAAAGGAGCAACAGATGCTCAAAGAGGAAAAGTTTTTACTAAACTTGGTAGAGAAATATCAATAGCAGTAAAGCAAGGTGGAAGCGCAGATCCTAGTACTAATGCCAAGTTGAGGGATGTTATTGCTAAGGCAAAAGCAGCAAATATGCCTAACGAAAATATTATGAGAAGTATCAAGAAAGCATCTGGAGATGGTGATAACTCAAATTATGAGGAAATAACCTATGAAGGCTATGGCCCAGGTGGAGTTGCAGTTATTTGTGAATGTACAACAGACAACAGAAACAGAACTGCCGGAGATTTAAGACACTATTTTGACAAGTTTGGCGGAAACTTAGGCCAGACAGGTTGTGTTTCATTTATGTTCAATAAAAAGGGAGTTATTCTAATAGAGAAGAGCAGCAAAGTTGTTGAGGATACTTTGATGCTAGAAGCACTTGATGCTGGAGCAGAAGACTTCAACGTAGAAGATGAAGTTTATGAAATAATCACAGATCCTGCAGATTTTTCAGCTGTTCGTGAACAACTTGAAGCAAAAGGCTATGAATTCCTTCAAGCTGAAGTATCAATGATACCAAATGTGACTACAAAACTCACTGACCCTGAACATATCAAGTTCATGGATAAGCTTTTAGAGAACCTAGAAGATCTCGATGATGTATCAAATGTTTACCACAGCTGGGAACAGGATGAGTAA
- a CDS encoding MerR family transcriptional regulator: MAEPKKCRQCGGTFLYTTNDDLCFSCIQKNELEFQKIKNFLKEHPRSSVALISTTLDISVATIQKFIDEGRLEMVDKIIIDD; the protein is encoded by the coding sequence ATGGCTGAACCAAAGAAATGCAGACAATGCGGCGGAACATTTTTATATACAACAAATGATGATTTGTGTTTTAGCTGTATTCAAAAAAATGAGTTGGAATTTCAAAAAATAAAAAACTTTTTAAAAGAGCATCCAAGGTCTTCTGTAGCTCTTATTTCTACTACTTTAGATATAAGTGTAGCCACCATTCAGAAATTTATTGATGAAGGCAGACTTGAGATGGTTGATAAGATTATTATTGATGATTAA
- a CDS encoding AI-2E family transporter translates to MTTIKSIFSRQLPRRLLILLAFAAVIYLLRGMVNMFLLTFIFSYLGYTASNYFFSKAKIVNSKLLKAIIITIYLGILAFGTSILYKYIPVIISQLKSIIFQATIFLNSTYENDALNYIISLIKDFKITTYIGDNVDTLLKSITNIGKWGFDIFIAIILSLFFILENTKISKFTSGFKYSKIGIIYEELSFFGNKFLQSFGKVIQTQITISFINCILSMILLSILKFPQILGLGFMIFVLGLVPVAGVIISLIPLSIIAFNIGGFKMIIYILILIAILHAIESYILNPKLMSQKTKLPVFYTFVVLIVSENLLGIWGLIIGIPIFIFILDVLEVKQFDITTNSDTENTE, encoded by the coding sequence ATGACAACAATCAAATCTATATTTTCAAGACAATTACCTAGAAGATTATTAATTCTTCTTGCCTTTGCTGCAGTAATATATCTGCTAAGAGGAATGGTTAATATGTTTTTATTAACCTTTATATTTTCTTATTTAGGATATACTGCTTCAAATTACTTCTTCTCTAAGGCAAAAATAGTAAATTCAAAGTTGCTAAAGGCAATAATTATTACAATATACTTAGGCATTTTAGCATTTGGAACATCAATCCTATATAAGTATATTCCAGTAATTATTTCACAGTTAAAGTCAATAATATTTCAGGCAACAATTTTTTTAAACAGCACATATGAAAATGATGCTCTGAACTACATTATTTCACTGATAAAGGATTTTAAGATTACAACCTATATAGGGGATAATGTTGATACCTTGTTAAAGTCTATAACCAATATTGGAAAATGGGGATTTGATATTTTTATTGCAATAATTTTAAGTTTATTTTTTATACTTGAAAATACTAAAATATCCAAATTTACTTCAGGCTTTAAATACAGCAAAATAGGTATTATCTATGAAGAGCTATCCTTTTTCGGAAATAAATTCTTACAATCATTTGGAAAGGTTATTCAAACTCAGATAACAATATCGTTTATAAATTGTATACTGTCTATGATCCTTCTATCAATTTTGAAATTTCCACAGATATTGGGATTAGGGTTTATGATATTTGTTTTAGGCTTAGTTCCTGTTGCAGGTGTAATCATTTCTTTAATTCCGCTTTCTATAATTGCCTTCAACATCGGTGGCTTTAAAATGATTATATATATTCTCATATTAATTGCAATTTTACATGCAATCGAAAGCTATATACTAAATCCAAAATTAATGTCTCAGAAGACAAAGCTGCCTGTATTCTATACTTTTGTAGTTCTAATTGTATCTGAGAATTTACTTGGAATATGGGGGCTTATTATAGGTATACCAATATTTATATTTATATTAGATGTACTTGAAGTTAAGCAATTTGATATTACAACTAACTCAGACACTGAAAATACAGAATAA